In the Heterodontus francisci isolate sHetFra1 chromosome 8, sHetFra1.hap1, whole genome shotgun sequence genome, one interval contains:
- the LOC137372600 gene encoding centrosome-associated protein 350-like — MRQTTIKIQEKLKSAGESKLEQRSTEQYEVEYVSKVSHASSPLLTDVEIRSPSPVSISGSETNSIMQKLKKMRSHMDEKRRGPTI, encoded by the exons ATGCGCCAGACCACTATCAAAATACAGGAGAAACTCAAATCAGCTGGAGAAAGCAAGCTG GAGCAGCGGAGCACAGAACAATATGAGGTAGAGTATGTTTCCAAAGTGAGCCACGCTTCCAGCCCCTTGCTGACAGATGTGGAGATACGGAGCCCCTCCCCTGTTTCTATCTCTGGGAGTGAGACCAACAGCATCATGCAAAAACTGAAGAAGATGCGCAGTCACATGGATGAAAA